In Streptococcus dysgalactiae subsp. dysgalactiae, the following are encoded in one genomic region:
- a CDS encoding PhoH family protein translates to MQEYSVDITLTHPDDVLALFGSNERHLKLIEDHLGVIIHARTERIQIISDDEEAVALAQLTIQALLILVARGMVVNTSDVVTALSMAESDKIDQFVALYEEEIIKDNYGKPIRVKTLGQKAYVDSVKRHDVVFGIGPAGTGKTFLAVTLAVTALKRGQVKRIILTRPAVEAGESLGFLPGDLKEKVDPYLRPVYDALYQILGKEQTTRLMEREVIEIAPLAYMRGRTLDDAFVILDEAQNTTIMQMKMFLTRLGFNSKMIVNGDTSQIDLPRNVKSGLIDATQKLQSIKQIDFVYFSAKDVVRHPVVADIIKAYETSSEETKDLAEPKANNIDDDHQSGLTQYPVIGQNTNDN, encoded by the coding sequence TTGCAAGAGTATTCTGTTGATATTACGTTAACGCATCCTGATGATGTTTTGGCATTATTTGGGAGTAATGAACGCCATTTGAAATTGATTGAAGATCACTTGGGTGTTATTATTCATGCCAGAACTGAGCGCATCCAAATCATTAGCGATGATGAGGAGGCTGTAGCATTAGCTCAGCTAACCATTCAAGCCTTATTAATCTTAGTTGCGCGTGGTATGGTGGTTAACACGTCAGATGTTGTGACAGCTTTGTCTATGGCGGAATCAGATAAAATTGACCAATTTGTGGCCTTATACGAAGAAGAAATCATTAAAGATAACTATGGTAAGCCAATACGAGTTAAAACATTAGGACAAAAAGCCTATGTGGATAGTGTTAAACGTCATGATGTGGTTTTTGGTATAGGGCCAGCAGGAACAGGAAAAACCTTCCTAGCTGTTACGCTAGCAGTCACTGCTCTGAAAAGAGGGCAAGTCAAACGCATTATTTTGACACGACCGGCGGTAGAAGCTGGTGAAAGTCTAGGTTTTTTACCAGGAGACTTGAAAGAGAAAGTAGATCCTTATCTTAGACCTGTTTACGATGCTCTTTACCAAATTTTAGGTAAGGAACAAACCACACGCTTAATGGAACGAGAAGTGATTGAGATTGCTCCGTTAGCTTATATGCGGGGTCGTACTCTGGATGATGCATTTGTTATCTTAGATGAGGCTCAAAACACGACTATTATGCAAATGAAGATGTTTTTGACCCGTCTTGGTTTTAATTCAAAAATGATTGTCAATGGTGACACGAGTCAGATTGACCTCCCTCGGAATGTCAAGTCTGGCTTGATTGATGCCACACAGAAATTACAAAGCATTAAACAGATTGATTTTGTCTATTTCTCTGCTAAAGATGTTGTGCGTCACCCTGTTGTCGCTGATATTATCAAAGCTTATGAAACATCTTCAGAGGAAACGAAGGACTTAGCAGAGCCTAAGGCTAACAATATCGATGATGACCATCAGTCAGGCCTGACTCAGTATCCAGTGATTGGACAAAATACGAACGATAATTAA
- a CDS encoding diacylglycerol kinase family protein, which yields MALHDNNTTKRKWKNRTITSSLEFALTGVFTAFKEERNLRSHLFSAFLACVAGLVFSISAIEWLFLLLAIFLVITLEIVNSAIENVVDLASDYHFSMLAKNAKDMAAGAVLMISGYAVLTGLIIFIPKLWNILVH from the coding sequence ATGGCCTTACACGACAATAACACCACCAAACGGAAATGGAAAAACAGAACCATTACCTCAAGCTTGGAGTTTGCCTTGACAGGAGTCTTCACGGCTTTTAAAGAAGAACGCAATCTCAGGAGTCACCTGTTTTCAGCTTTTTTAGCTTGTGTTGCCGGTTTGGTGTTTAGTATTTCAGCCATCGAATGGCTCTTCTTGCTCCTAGCTATTTTTTTAGTTATTACTTTAGAAATTGTCAATTCTGCTATTGAGAACGTTGTTGATTTAGCTAGTGATTATCACTTTTCCATGTTGGCTAAAAACGCCAAGGACATGGCAGCAGGTGCTGTCTTGATGATTTCTGGTTATGCTGTCTTGACAGGACTTATTATTTTTATTCCTAAACTCTGGAATATTCTTGTTCATTAA
- a CDS encoding uracil-DNA glycosylase family protein, translating to MDDLTTAIIADEDNCYYTERGIEPLYAAPKTARIIIVGQAPGIVAQETKLYWNDRSGIRLRDWLGVDNDTFYHSGLFGIIPMDFYYPGKGKSGDLPPRNGFAAKWHPPLRELMPEVELTILVGRYAQDFYLGNKSYKTLTETVRHFSDYLPDYFPLVHPSPRNQLWLAKNPWFEQDLLPILQKRVEAILAK from the coding sequence ATGGATGATCTCACAACAGCCATTATAGCAGATGAGGACAATTGTTACTACACCGAAAGAGGCATTGAACCTTTGTACGCTGCTCCTAAAACGGCCAGAATTATTATTGTTGGTCAGGCCCCAGGAATAGTGGCTCAAGAAACCAAGCTGTATTGGAATGATCGTAGTGGCATACGCTTACGAGACTGGCTAGGCGTAGACAATGATACCTTTTATCATTCAGGATTGTTTGGCATTATCCCTATGGATTTTTATTATCCTGGGAAAGGAAAATCAGGTGATTTACCACCAAGGAATGGTTTTGCAGCGAAGTGGCATCCACCGTTGAGAGAATTGATGCCAGAAGTTGAATTGACGATTTTGGTTGGTCGCTATGCTCAGGACTTTTACCTTGGTAACAAGTCTTACAAAACCTTAACTGAAACAGTCCGTCACTTTTCGGATTACTTGCCAGACTATTTTCCACTTGTTCATCCTTCTCCAAGAAACCAATTATGGTTAGCTAAGAATCCCTGGTTTGAGCAGGACTTATTACCTATCTTGCAAAAACGTGTGGAGGCAATTCTAGCCAAATAA
- the ybeY gene encoding rRNA maturation RNase YbeY, whose product MYIEMIDETGQVSQEIMEQTIDLLNFAAQKTGKEEKEMSVTFVTNARSHELNLEYRDTDRPTDVISLEYKPETPILFSQDDLAADPSLAEMMAEFDAYIGELFISIDKAREQAQDYGHSFEREMGFLAVHGFLHINGYDHYTPEDEKEMFTLQEEILTAYGLTRQ is encoded by the coding sequence ATGTATATCGAGATGATTGACGAAACGGGACAAGTTTCTCAAGAGATTATGGAGCAAACAATTGATTTGCTCAATTTTGCTGCTCAAAAGACTGGTAAAGAAGAAAAGGAAATGTCTGTCACCTTCGTGACCAACGCCAGAAGTCATGAGCTAAATTTGGAGTATCGAGATACTGATCGTCCAACAGATGTGATTTCTCTTGAGTACAAGCCAGAGACACCTATCTTATTTAGTCAAGATGATTTGGCTGCTGACCCTAGTTTGGCTGAGATGATGGCAGAATTTGATGCTTATATTGGCGAACTGTTTATTTCTATTGACAAGGCGCGTGAGCAGGCTCAAGACTATGGCCACTCTTTTGAGCGTGAAATGGGATTCTTGGCTGTTCACGGTTTCTTACATATTAATGGGTATGATCATTACACCCCTGAAGACGAAAAAGAAATGTTTACCTTACAGGAAGAGATTTTGACTGCTTATGGCCTTACACGACAATAA
- the frr gene encoding ribosome recycling factor has protein sequence MANAIIETAKERFAQSHHSLSREYASIRAGRANASLLDRIQVDYYGAPTPLNQLASITVPEARVLLISPFDKSSIKDIERALNASDLGITPANDGSVIRLVIPALTEETRKELAKEVKKVGENAKISIRNIRRDAMDDAKKQEKAKEITEDELKTLEKDIQKATDDAIKEIDRMTAEKEKELLSV, from the coding sequence ATGGCAAATGCAATCATTGAAACTGCAAAAGAACGTTTTGCACAGTCTCACCATTCCCTATCACGCGAGTACGCTAGCATTCGTGCTGGTCGTGCCAATGCTAGTCTTTTGGATCGTATCCAAGTTGACTATTATGGGGCGCCCACTCCGTTGAATCAATTAGCCTCAATCACAGTGCCAGAAGCACGTGTCTTATTGATTTCCCCTTTTGATAAATCATCTATCAAGGATATTGAACGTGCGCTTAATGCATCAGACCTAGGCATCACACCAGCTAATGATGGTTCAGTGATTCGCTTGGTTATTCCAGCTTTAACAGAAGAAACACGTAAAGAGTTGGCCAAAGAAGTGAAAAAAGTTGGTGAAAATGCAAAAATTTCAATCCGTAACATTCGTCGCGATGCTATGGATGATGCTAAAAAGCAAGAAAAAGCAAAAGAAATCACTGAAGATGAGCTTAAAACATTGGAAAAAGATATCCAAAAAGCAACCGATGATGCTATCAAAGAAATCGACCGCATGACGGCTGAGAAAGAAAAAGAGTTACTTTCAGTTTAA
- the msrA gene encoding peptide-methionine (S)-S-oxide reductase MsrA: MERAIFAGGCFWCMVQPFEEQAGILSVRSGYTGGHLPNPSYEQVCTKTTGHTEAVEIIFDPEEISYEELVELYWAQTDPTDAFGQFEDRGDNYRPVIYYTTEKQKEIAEQSKANLQASGRFDQPIVTTIEPAEPFYLAEDYHQGFYKKNPQRYAQSSAIRHQFLEENWS, translated from the coding sequence ATGGAAAGAGCTATTTTTGCAGGAGGTTGTTTCTGGTGTATGGTGCAACCTTTTGAGGAACAAGCAGGAATTTTGTCAGTCAGAAGTGGTTATACGGGTGGTCATCTCCCAAATCCTAGCTATGAACAAGTTTGTACCAAAACAACAGGCCACACAGAAGCAGTTGAAATTATTTTTGACCCTGAAGAGATCAGCTATGAGGAATTAGTTGAATTGTATTGGGCCCAGACGGACCCAACAGATGCCTTTGGGCAATTTGAAGATCGAGGGGACAACTACCGTCCTGTCATTTACTATACAACAGAAAAACAAAAAGAAATTGCAGAGCAATCCAAAGCCAACTTGCAAGCTTCAGGACGTTTTGACCAACCAATTGTTACCACTATTGAACCAGCTGAGCCATTTTACTTAGCTGAAGATTACCATCAAGGTTTCTATAAGAAGAATCCTCAGCGATATGCACAAAGCAGTGCTATTCGTCATCAGTTTTTAGAGGAGAACTGGTCATGA
- a CDS encoding YozE family protein has product MRKSFYSWLMTQRNPKSNEPLAILADLVFDDTTFPKHTNDFETISRYLEDQAGFSFNLGEFDHIWEVYLAH; this is encoded by the coding sequence ATGAGAAAATCATTTTACAGTTGGTTGATGACACAACGTAACCCTAAATCAAATGAACCGTTAGCGATTTTAGCAGATTTGGTGTTTGACGACACCACTTTTCCCAAGCATACAAACGATTTTGAAACTATTAGTCGCTACCTAGAAGATCAAGCTGGCTTTTCCTTTAATTTAGGAGAATTTGACCATATTTGGGAAGTTTATTTGGCTCACTAA
- a CDS encoding LysM peptidoglycan-binding domain-containing protein: protein MIINKKSLFVTTVALSLVPFATTEAQEWTPRSVAEIKSELILTDNVLTYTVKYGDTLSTIAEAMNIDVNVLGRINNIANIDLIFPDTILTATYNYQKQATTLTVQAPSSQAYLGDANANLATDQVTVQDQTTGATASVTAPSAMTGAVAATPVVPTVPSAPAAPTVVAPAAEAPAPVPTEVIAEAPVAPAVPEAQPAEVVAEPVTEEPTVVTNPKVTVEEKVPATPETVVEPVTPVVPVEETPAAEVAAPAEPVADPTTIATSNGLSYAPNHAYNPMNAGLQPKTAAFKEEVASAYGITSFSGYRPGDPGDHGKGLAIDFMVPESSTLGDQVAQHAINNMASRDISYVIWKQQFYAPFNSIYGPANTWNPMPDRGSVTENHYDHVHVSFNG from the coding sequence ATGATTATTAATAAAAAAAGCTTATTTGTGACAACCGTAGCTTTGTCCTTGGTGCCTTTTGCAACGACTGAAGCGCAAGAGTGGACACCACGTTCTGTTGCAGAGATTAAGTCAGAACTTATTTTGACAGACAATGTGCTGACATATACCGTAAAATATGGAGATACATTAAGCACTATTGCTGAAGCAATGAACATTGATGTTAACGTTCTAGGAAGAATTAATAATATTGCTAATATTGATTTAATCTTCCCGGATACTATTCTAACAGCAACTTACAATTACCAAAAACAAGCGACTACCTTAACTGTTCAAGCTCCATCAAGCCAAGCATATCTTGGGGATGCCAACGCGAACTTGGCGACTGACCAAGTAACCGTTCAAGATCAAACTACTGGTGCAACAGCTTCTGTAACAGCTCCTTCAGCAATGACAGGTGCAGTGGCAGCAACTCCAGTAGTTCCAACAGTTCCGTCAGCACCAGCAGCACCTACGGTAGTGGCACCAGCAGCTGAAGCGCCAGCGCCAGTTCCAACTGAAGTCATCGCTGAAGCGCCAGTTGCTCCGGCAGTGCCAGAAGCTCAACCGGCAGAAGTTGTTGCTGAGCCTGTAACTGAAGAGCCTACAGTTGTAACAAATCCAAAAGTGACAGTTGAAGAGAAAGTCCCAGCTACTCCTGAAACAGTTGTTGAGCCTGTAACACCAGTTGTTCCTGTTGAAGAAACACCAGCAGCAGAAGTAGCTGCTCCAGCTGAACCTGTAGCTGACCCAACAACGATTGCGACTTCAAATGGCCTTTCATATGCACCAAATCATGCTTACAATCCAATGAATGCAGGTCTTCAACCAAAGACAGCTGCCTTCAAAGAAGAAGTTGCCTCAGCTTATGGAATCACATCATTTAGTGGGTACCGTCCAGGTGATCCAGGGGATCATGGTAAAGGATTAGCCATTGACTTTATGGTACCTGAAAGCTCTACGCTTGGTGATCAAGTTGCGCAACATGCTATCAACAACATGGCAAGTCGAGACATTTCTTATGTAATTTGGAAGCAACAATTTTATGCTCCATTCAATAGCATTTATGGACCAGCGAATACTTGGAACCCAATGCCAGACCGTGGTAGCGTGACAGAAAATCACTATGACCATGTCCACGTTTCTTTTAACGGTTAA
- a CDS encoding oleate hydratase, with amino-acid sequence MYYTSGNYEAFATPRKPEGVDQKSAYIVGTGLAGLAAAVFLIRDGHMAGERIHLFEELPLAGGSLDGIEKPHLGFVTRGGREMENHFECMWDMYRSIPSLEIPGASYLDEFYWLDKDDPNSSNCRLIHKRGNRVDDDGQYTLGKQSKELINLIMKTEESLGDQTIEEFFSEDFFKSNFWIYWATMFAFEKWHSAVEMRRYAMRFIHHIDGLPDFTSLKFNKYNQYDSMVKPIIAYLESHGVDIQFDTKVTDIQVEQTAGKKVAKTIHMTVAGEAKTVPLTQNDLVFVTNGSITESTTYGSHQEVAKPTKALGGSWNLWENLAAQSNDFGHPKVFYKDLPAESWFVSATATIKHPAIEPYIERLTHRDLHDGKVNTGGIITITDSNWMMSFAIHRQPHFKEQKDNETTVWIYGLYSNIEGDYIHKKIEDCTGQEITEEWLYHLGVPVDKIKDLASQDYINTVPVYMPYITSYFMPRVKGDRPKVIPDGSVNLAFIGNFAESPSRDTVFTTEYSIRTAMEAVYSLLNVERGVPEVFNSAYDIRELLKAFYYLNDKKAIKDMDLPIPGLIEKIGRKKLKGTFIEELLQEAHLM; translated from the coding sequence ATGTATTATACTAGTGGTAATTATGAAGCTTTTGCGACACCTCGAAAACCGGAAGGTGTGGATCAGAAGTCGGCTTATATTGTTGGTACTGGCTTAGCTGGTTTAGCAGCAGCTGTTTTCCTTATTCGCGATGGGCATATGGCTGGGGAACGCATTCATCTCTTTGAAGAATTGCCGTTAGCAGGTGGATCGCTAGACGGTATAGAAAAACCTCACCTTGGCTTTGTGACTCGGGGTGGTCGTGAGATGGAAAATCATTTTGAGTGTATGTGGGATATGTATCGGTCTATTCCCTCGCTGGAAATTCCTGGTGCTTCCTATTTAGATGAATTTTATTGGCTGGATAAGGATGATCCTAACTCATCCAATTGTCGCCTCATTCATAAGAGAGGTAATCGTGTGGATGATGACGGCCAGTATACGCTCGGTAAGCAGTCGAAAGAATTAATCAATTTAATCATGAAGACAGAAGAATCTCTAGGAGACCAAACCATTGAAGAGTTCTTCTCAGAAGATTTCTTTAAGAGTAATTTTTGGATCTATTGGGCAACCATGTTCGCTTTTGAAAAATGGCATTCTGCTGTAGAAATGCGGCGCTATGCTATGAGGTTTATCCACCATATTGATGGTTTGCCAGATTTCACCTCCCTCAAGTTCAACAAATATAACCAATATGATTCTATGGTCAAACCGATTATTGCTTACCTAGAATCACACGGTGTTGATATCCAATTTGATACTAAAGTCACCGATATTCAGGTGGAACAAACAGCTGGTAAAAAGGTAGCGAAAACCATTCACATGACTGTTGCTGGAGAAGCTAAAACCGTTCCCCTCACCCAAAATGATTTGGTTTTTGTGACCAATGGTTCCATTACAGAAAGCACTACCTATGGTAGCCACCAAGAAGTCGCTAAACCAACCAAAGCTTTAGGTGGTTCTTGGAATTTATGGGAAAATCTAGCTGCTCAATCAAACGATTTTGGACATCCGAAAGTATTTTACAAGGACTTACCTGCTGAAAGCTGGTTTGTATCTGCCACAGCAACCATAAAACACCCAGCTATCGAGCCTTATATTGAACGTTTGACTCACCGTGATTTGCACGATGGTAAAGTGAACACTGGTGGGATTATCACTATTACAGATTCCAACTGGATGATGAGCTTTGCTATTCACCGTCAACCTCATTTTAAAGAACAAAAAGATAATGAAACCACTGTCTGGATTTATGGTCTTTATTCCAATATTGAGGGAGATTACATTCACAAGAAAATTGAGGACTGTACGGGTCAGGAAATCACAGAAGAATGGTTGTACCATCTTGGGGTACCTGTGGATAAAATCAAGGATTTAGCTAGTCAGGACTATATCAATACAGTTCCTGTTTACATGCCTTATATTACGAGTTACTTTATGCCTCGTGTTAAGGGAGATCGCCCGAAAGTTATCCCAGATGGTTCAGTCAACTTGGCCTTTATTGGTAACTTTGCAGAATCTCCATCTCGAGATACCGTCTTTACGACTGAATATTCTATTCGTACTGCCATGGAAGCGGTGTATAGCCTCTTGAATGTGGAACGCGGGGTTCCAGAAGTCTTTAATTCAGCCTATGACATTCGTGAATTGCTCAAAGCTTTCTATTACCTTAACGATAAAAAAGCAATCAAGGATATGGATTTACCAATTCCAGGATTGATTGAAAAAATCGGTCGTAAGAAACTTAAAGGCACTTTTATCGAAGAATTGCTTCAAGAGGCTCATCTGATGTAA
- the cvfB gene encoding RNA-binding virulence regulatory protein CvfB, with amino-acid sequence MNDLLATVITGLIREENANDYFIQKEGLTFALSKGEGERQIGDMVTGFVYKDMKQKARLTTKEISSTRTSYGWGEVTEVRRDLGVFVDTGIPNKEIVVSLDVLPEMKELWPKKGDKLYIRLEVDKKDRIWGIPAEPEVFQKMASPAYNNMQNQHWPAIVYRLKLTGTFVYLPENNMLGFIHPSERYAEPRLGQVLDARVIGFREVDRTLNLSLKPRSFEMLENDAQMILTYLESNGGFMTLNDKSSPEDIKATFGISKGQFKKALGGLMKAKRIKQDATGTELIG; translated from the coding sequence ATGAATGATTTACTAGCAACAGTAATTACTGGGCTTATTAGAGAAGAAAACGCTAATGACTATTTTATCCAAAAGGAAGGATTAACCTTTGCCTTGTCTAAAGGAGAAGGTGAACGCCAGATTGGTGATATGGTCACAGGGTTTGTCTACAAAGACATGAAGCAAAAGGCACGCCTCACAACCAAGGAAATCAGTTCAACTAGAACAAGCTATGGTTGGGGAGAGGTGACAGAAGTCCGCCGAGATTTAGGTGTCTTTGTCGACACAGGAATCCCAAATAAGGAAATTGTGGTCTCTTTGGACGTGTTGCCTGAAATGAAAGAACTATGGCCTAAAAAAGGGGACAAACTCTACATTCGCTTAGAAGTGGATAAAAAAGATCGTATTTGGGGAATTCCAGCAGAGCCTGAGGTCTTTCAAAAAATGGCCAGTCCTGCATACAATAATATGCAAAATCAACATTGGCCAGCAATTGTTTACCGCCTAAAATTAACAGGAACTTTTGTTTACCTGCCTGAAAACAATATGTTAGGATTTATTCACCCAAGTGAACGCTACGCAGAACCGCGCCTAGGTCAGGTTTTAGATGCCCGTGTGATTGGGTTTAGGGAGGTCGATCGTACCTTGAATTTATCGTTGAAACCACGTTCTTTTGAGATGTTGGAGAATGACGCTCAGATGATTCTCACCTATCTTGAATCGAATGGAGGCTTCATGACCTTAAATGATAAATCAAGTCCGGAGGATATTAAAGCAACCTTTGGTATTTCAAAAGGCCAGTTTAAAAAAGCCTTGGGTGGATTGATGAAAGCTAAACGCATTAAACAAGATGCTACAGGAACTGAATTAATAGGATAA